TAAAACTGGCTGCCAGCAACCACTGCTGGAAGGGAGGCTCTAGGGGTGGAGTCTGGTGACTTCTGACGCTGCACACATGAAAACGAATCTTGTGGCTGAtagatttgtttttattattatagaACAGATGAACTAAAATAAGCCAACAATATAATTTTATGCCAACAGCCATCTTTCTAGCACAGGCGGTGACTGACTCAGGATACccttctccccccctccccgggcctCTGTTCAGGGGAAAGCAAACGGTGGTGACTCTTGCACATGGTTTGGGACTGCAGTGATCCTACTCCTGTTACCTGTGCAGGTgtgcctgggaaaaaaagaggcaggggagcagagaaAAGAGTATATATGTTGTAGGAGCAATAAGCAGAAAGGTTTGTGGATCCTCTTGCACGTTCACACCTTGTGACCGACTAGATGGGACAACTGGAGAATCTTGCCCACTTTCAACATGTAGAAAGCCCTTGGTTGCTACTCTAGTTAAGCCAGGAGTTTCTTCCCATTCCAAGCTAACAAAAGGGCAAGATGCACTCAGTGGGGGAGCTTTTGGCAGGGTAAGGGGCAGTCTAtgtaaaaccaaaccaaaaaaccacccccacccccccaaaaacaaaccccaaacaaacctgCATTTTAAGCCACTTCAAAGTAAAAGTTACTTCTTATAATATAATAGATACTTTTTAAATGGCAGGACCACCATCCTAGAAAGACCAAAGGGCTTGCACTCAagaccaaagaaagaaaaacagaaaaccaaccaaccaaacaaaaggggaaaaaaaataaccaaccaaaaaaataaaaaccaaccaaaacaacaaagagTGGCCCCACTCTCAAGCTTGGCTCTTCTCTAAAAACAGCACTCGTCATCCATCTGAATAGGTAAAAGGAGGAGtggacagaaaataaaataaaattggtgCAACTTCTCGCCGGCTGGCGCACGAACCCAAAGCTCCGTACAGCCCCGTACGACTGCGCGTCCTGCGTGGCAGCATCTCTGCGGTCAGCTTTCATCGCTGCATATGCTGGTATGTATATCTgaacatatacatacacacacacacaatagATTATAGTGTTTATAATGTTAGTTTGGGTCCAGGAGGAGGGCTCATCTCTCTTTCACGTGGTTCTGTGCTCCTGCGCTGTTGCTGCTCCCATTGCCGCTCCCGTTACTGCTGCtcccgctgctgctgcagaggaccTCCGTGAGGTCATCCATGATGGTGGTCTCTTTAGGGTCCACGAGGTTGAACTCCCTGATGAATAGGATAAAGTGTGTGTAGAGTGTGTTTAAATGTCCGTGCAGCTCCAGTGCCAAAGTCTCCTTAAAGTGTGAGGAGTAGATATGGGCCAGCACATGGAACAGGTACTTGCAGATCTTCTTCACTAGGGACTCAAAGGAGTTTGGGAATTCCTTGCCTGAAAGGAAGATGGAGAAACACCATGATAGCACCAGCTGCTCACTgtcagccccacagcagcatttGGATGAGAGCAACCAGCCCAACTTACATAGCAAATGACCTGAGGGCCCTGTGTCATATTATCCTCTTTtgacaggaatttgggggaCGAAGCAAAGGAGGTATTAAGCATTTTCATTTGAAGTTAAATATTAAACCTTAAGGGTTCAAAAATCAGGCAGCAGGTGTAGTTTTCTCTGAAGCCACTACCTTTTTTATTACTGGCTGTAAAAACGAGAGGTTCTTCTGTGTCCTTATCTAGTTTGTCCAGGAGTAGGTTTTCCCCCAGAACACCAATTCAGAGATCCAAAAATGGAAGCCAAAGTCCATGGGCCTTGGTGGTGTGTGGCAGTTTGTACATAACTTTATATAACATATTCCCTCATTTCACTGTTGAAATTCTATCAAAGGGGAAAGAAACTGCCTCCTTCCAGATCAAGCTGCTTGTAAGCAAAGGCTGTAGCCTAATGTTTTCTATACTGTGATGTCCTATATTGTAATGTCCTAGTTTCCCAATTACCTGTTGAAATGGCTCATGAAGCCAGCTGCTTTTAGTCCTGATTAAGCCCACCTACAACAGCTTCAAGtttctattttcttccctttaacCAAAGGCATTGCATGTAGCAATCTTGTTAAGAtagaaatttgaattaaaattactttgctATTGCTTTTCAGCTcttaaaaatcacattcttaTTTAATCTTTGtatgggaaaggagaaagtgCAAACACTCTGAGAGACAATGCAGAGCCTTGGgcaaagaaagcaaagccaCATTGCTGCAATCCAATTTATTACCCACATTTCTTAATGCATTGAGGCTCTAATGGAAATAGTAAAGCCACACAAAGGTTGGAGTTTGCTATCAGAAGAACCGTATTGAACACACAAATGCTGActgttttcagaattttatcCTCTATAAACCCAGGCTACAGCATCTCAAAATGCCTGAAGAAAAAGGGGTGCTGATGATGATATAGGCCAAGGGGTCAGGTTGTGAGACTTTCATCCCAGTTCATACACCAAGGGGGTCTTTTTTTAACTGCAAGAATCAACCAAACTTAAAATCttcctcaaaaaacccccaaacaaccaaaattacaaaagaaacatgcaaagaaagaaaactatatgcaaaaaacccaaacaaaagtGAGAAAGCTGTCGGGTATTCATACACGTGAATGCCAACCTGACTGATGGCACCCTCAAAGAGCCCCAGGAAGCAGCCATACCATATTTTGTTGGAAAGACGTCCTCATCTGTCACTAGTTTCTGCACCGAACTCATGACGAAGTCGACGTACTGAGGAGCAGTGCACTTGATCTTCTTTCCCCGCTCATCATACCAGTAGTACTGTCTGTGGAGAGAAGGGACAGTGTCACCACACCACACTCTGCTCCTCAGCTACTCCTCCCAGAGGCTGTGTCCAGGTCATATAAAACAGCTGCTACAGGAGAGATTCACTTCTTTCTACACCAAAGAACTTCAACTTGTGTTGGTTGATTTTGTCTCTTCCTATCAGTCTAGGCCAGAGTGCAAGTGGCACTACCAAGCACAGCGAGCCTTGCTGACAGGATTCCAAGGGGAGGGGTTCTGCTGAGGGAGTGATAATTCCCTGTAGAAGTGTACAGGAAAGCAATACAGAACTGTATTTAAAGGTAACAACTTTGCACAGTGATGAACTGCTGAACTTCTGATGCCTAACATCAGAGAGCCTAAATTGGTTGTGCAGTGCAATACTGTGAAACAGTCACACGGTGGCTCCAGAACACCAGCTTTTCCAGACTGGGGCTCTCCAGCACTGGCACTGATTTCAGGTGCtccaaatcctgctccaaaaTGCAACCCGGGAGAAGAGTTCAGACCCCTCCTGCTCATCCGTACCAGTGTGTGTCTGAACTCTGCTCTTTATGTTACAGTTACAGACTCCCCCAAACACCTAAATCTACATGTGATTCTGCCACCAGTGAATATTCCTGTTGGATCTCAACAGGAGATACTAGCCCTTCAAAAGCAACCAAAATTCAATCAGTTAGCCATAATCACTTTGATTAACTGCACCCATCCCTCAGCTGACAGACAATTTCAAGGCTACAAAACAACTAAATGCTTGTTCCTTTTTTAAGAAAAGTCATGGTTAATTAAAGCATCTCTAACTGCTACCAAGAGCAGCTACCCACTGGATTAGGCACACAGGGAGAAAGTTTTACAAATAAAGAATTCAGGAaaacactttaattttttttttttcctatgcaaCATTAGACAAGCCTTGAGTTCCAGTTTATGGTCCTATATCATATTATCTTATATTATAGGATAAGAAATCCAGTGTATTGGTTTTCCCCACTGACACTGTTCATGCCCCAAGCCATATGAAACAagaggaagctgcagcagtAAGTAGAGTAGTTCAAGTCAGGAGAGGAAAGGCAACTACAAAGTAGTTCCGGGAACATTAAGGTTTCAGAAATTTTCTTCCAGCTCCTTTTCACTATGTAGTACTTGGTCACTGTCATTTACTAGAGAGACAAGGACTGACTGCAAAATTGCATAAAAAAGGTGAGTGGGTGAAAACAGCAGGAGTCAAAAGTTCTTTTTAGAGCTATGTCAGGCATCAAATCCAGCACTTGGGCCCTTAGGCTGTGCTCTTCACCTCTGCTCACTTCCTTTGTACAATCCACCTCTAAGGAGTTACACAATGCAGTGCACCAAAACAACCTCGTTTGTCTACTCCTGCAGAGAGAGACAGTCCCAGGCAATTCAGCCTTATTTTGGGTCTTAAGATAATGCTAGTCACCAAGAGCAGAGGCAGGCTGCACTGTTCTACCCCCGCAGTTCTCTTGTGCTGCAGGAATCCTCAACTGCAAGACAGCACAGTTTAGAGTTGCCCTTAGGTGCAAAACTGAGTGCTGATAATTGGATTTTAATCAAAAGAAACTATTTGGCTATGGTACAAGTTCACTTATATTCTCATGTAAGTGAATAAATCTGCTCTAGCATCCTACTACCCATCCTTTTGGCCTTTCcttgaaaattaagaaatgaaTTATGCAAAATTGGAATTAAAGAGAAGAATCGTTAACTGTAAGGGGATAACTGCAAGGACTGTCCTGTTGATTAGAGTAATGTGTTTTCCTCATGTTTCAGGTGCTGTTGAATAGATTTCACAGCTCTCAGGGGAAGAGAGGAGCCCCTGACGTGCCATGAACATCTCGCACCTGGTACACGGCTTCCACCCACGCTGGAGTTATCTCCATGAACAGGATAGGAGCAGTCTGGGGCCATGGAAGGGCTCACTTGGGCACAGAAGCCTAATTGCATTCCACCACTGGCACTGTGACAGCACAGTTCCATATTAGGGAATGGATGGGAACAGAAAGGACAAGAAGATGAGACTTAAGGGCACTTTTCAAAAAGTTGCAGATTTAAATCCCCCCAGTATGGAAAGTATGAGGAATTTGCAGCTCCGTTCTAAATCCCAGGGAGAAATGATTATAGGTTTACCAGAGAAGAGCCTATGATGCAAATAATGAAGCATAAGACatataaaatcagaaattaaatcatAATACTGCATCTTAATATATGCATGTACTTTATCCCTTTTCCTCTAAAACATTCTGGGCTGGTGTTGATGACGCAGAAGTCAAGGCAGAACAGAAGTTACACCAATATACaagaaaaacttctgaaaggagggaaaagcGTATcctgtagaaattattttgcctgGGAAAGAAGGAGAGACAGTCCTGGTAGAAATACCAAAAAACAGGCAATGTGAAGAAAGCAAGATAGAAACCCACAGGCAGGAGTGTAGTGCTTGTGAGCAGCTGGAACAGTTTTGATGTCTTCACAGGGCTAAGCAATGTTTGGATggcagagaagagaaaggaggcATCATTTAAAaccacagagctggaggaacTTAAATGTAACAAAATGTAAAACGTGCAAGTTTGAATTAAACACTCCAGGGGGAAACCCCCTCCGTATGCAAAGACACTAAGGGCAAAATAAACATGAGAAAGGAGACgaagattagaaaaaaatgagtgATAAGTATTATCAATTAAGGGATTTCACTGGaccaaaacattttgaaaggtGGGCTTCCTGAAAGTTTGCATTCATCCTTGATTTCTGACTCAGGAGTTTTGTAGACTCACTCATCCTTTTATGTACAGCACTTACACAGGCTCTTATTCAGTACACTCACTGCAGCACTTTGAGGAGTTTTACCCCAAATGTCAGCTAGAAAACCAGTTTATAGCTCAGGGTGGTTTAAAGCTGGTTTGTGTATTAATAAGCTATAAAGCATACTAAATTTTAATAGTAAATACTGTGCTAAAATATAGTACCTGCTTTACAACAGGCAATAAACATATTAATGAGCAAAATTAAGTAATTCCCAAAGTTATATTCATTCACCCTCATTAAAGTTTGAGGATAACTAGCCATTATGGTATTTCTCTTGGCATTATCCCACCTTGCCAGCAAATGCTTCCATCTGTTCCACACTGAGACTAAGTTTTGGTCAGATGTCTCCTAGTGACCATAAGCAGAAATTCCCCTCCTCGCTGTGTGCAGATGGCTGTGCTATCTCATGTATCTGACAGAGGGCTGAAAGCTGCATCTGTCTGCAGTTTGTCAGttggctgcagcttttctcaCATGTTAAAACCTTGCCTCAAATATTTAACTGCAACCAGTGCTTATTGTGCCAGCAAATACTTCGAATTTAGGACTGGGTACTTGCAGCGCAATTTGAATGTCAAGTAACTTGACAAGCAATCAGTTCTCAATAGTTACTTGAACATCTCaaccataaataaaaaaagcctTTCTTAGGTATGACCAGAATGGTGTAATCCAAAATGTATCATAAAGAACTCAGCagggaaaatataaaagtagAACAGAATGCAGACTTTCATATGGAATTACCCAAGAAATCAGcatgggaaaaaatggcaaacTGCACCTTAATTCCAAGGTACCGTAATTCTACGGCAATCTTATATAGCCAGATGCTTTTATTCCAAAGGACAGCAACAAACAGATCACAGCCACAGAAGGCTAAGCCTGGAGTGTCCATCAGGTTAATCAGCAGCTGACACCAGTGTTCAGGTGTTTGTATACACTGCAGACAGGTCAAAGGCACAGTGAGCCATAGCaactgctgcctctccagcacAACAAGCACATCCTCAGCTTACAAGAGCTAGGAAAGGCACAAGAAGATCACGATATGGAGAATGCAATTACGAAGGGGGCCCACGAAGCTGAACTGTGCTGAGGTGTGTAGGCAGCTGATCTCCCCTCAGTGGCCTTTCCATAGACCCACACACTCGGTAGAAGCAAGCAGCCTCCAGCCTGCAAACATGGATCAGCCACCTTCCCAAGTACAGGAAGGTAATGAGGTTGTTATGATTTAGCTACACACAAACCGTTTCAAGTGCTTCACCCAAGTGTAGACATGCTTCCTGTTATTCCCAAATAGCgcaatttttcacttttccaaaACAAAGGATAGGAACATTCTGCTATCAGTTCCTACCACTAAAAATACAGGCTACAGCTGCAGTTGCCTACAGGCATTTCCTCTCTTTATTCTGCAGCACAAGGTGCTTACAGAGAACTCTTGTTTAAGGCTCACTAAAGCAGAATGGAGCAACATTAATGCAGGTTCCCCATCACCACCTCCTTTTAGCCACTATTTCCTACCAGCCAAGTGGATAAACAGTTAAACTCAGTGCTTGGGACAGCCAGTGCTACATCAGGAATTTAAACAAGAGCAAGCTTGGGAACAAGAATCAACAAAATAATCATCTTACTGCTCACCATTTCTTAGAGACATGCTGTCTCCTTTTGATAAAATCTGGGTCCAGCAGAGAtttattcctttctcttccagctTGGTTTCAAAGTCTCTAGCATGGCCTTTAAATGACAGTTATCATTCCAACTTTTACATGCAAAAATGCCCTCCACACACTTTGCATGCTTCGGAGTGCTCTCAAAGAAAGCCCCTGATATTAATTTCAAGTGTGCAAGATAGCCCAGTGCATTAAGCAAAGCTTTCCTTCTAAGAATGATGTAATGACTGTCAGAGATACAATATAGAGTTATGGTTCTGTTGCATATTCCCTGGGATGTTGTTTGATGTACTATGACATTAACTGCCCAGTTGTCTCTTTTAAAATCCATCTCAAATAAATTAATCCCAGGAAATGcaagaggagggaagaaaaggacTATCAACACAtgttggaggggaaaaaacccaaaacaca
This region of Catharus ustulatus isolate bCatUst1 chromosome 6, bCatUst1.pri.v2, whole genome shotgun sequence genomic DNA includes:
- the MOB2 gene encoding MOB kinase activator 2 isoform X1, with amino-acid sequence MVGDHCSLPAERPVLAQSAKPGLSCKMVLQAVGKVLRKSKGKPNGKKPAPEEKKLYLEPEYTKSRITDFEFKELVMLPREIDLNEWLASNTTTFFHHINLQYSTISEFCTGESCQTMAVCNTQYYWYDERGKKIKCTAPQYVDFVMSSVQKLVTDEDVFPTKYGKEFPNSFESLVKKICKYLFHVLAHIYSSHFKETLALELHGHLNTLYTHFILFIREFNLVDPKETTIMDDLTEVLCSSSGSSSNGSGNGSSNSAGAQNHVKER
- the MOB2 gene encoding MOB kinase activator 2 isoform X2, translating into MRLRRNGSYTLNGKSKGKPNGKKPAPEEKKLYLEPEYTKSRITDFEFKELVMLPREIDLNEWLASNTTTFFHHINLQYSTISEFCTGESCQTMAVCNTQYYWYDERGKKIKCTAPQYVDFVMSSVQKLVTDEDVFPTKYGKEFPNSFESLVKKICKYLFHVLAHIYSSHFKETLALELHGHLNTLYTHFILFIREFNLVDPKETTIMDDLTEVLCSSSGSSSNGSGNGSSNSAGAQNHVKER
- the MOB2 gene encoding MOB kinase activator 2 isoform X3; the protein is MDWLMGKSKGKPNGKKPAPEEKKLYLEPEYTKSRITDFEFKELVMLPREIDLNEWLASNTTTFFHHINLQYSTISEFCTGESCQTMAVCNTQYYWYDERGKKIKCTAPQYVDFVMSSVQKLVTDEDVFPTKYGKEFPNSFESLVKKICKYLFHVLAHIYSSHFKETLALELHGHLNTLYTHFILFIREFNLVDPKETTIMDDLTEVLCSSSGSSSNGSGNGSSNSAGAQNHVKER